The genomic DNA TTACGGAATCATACTGTTCTGGAGAGAGTTTTTCCAAAATACCTTCTTGAGAGAGATTTGCGATCAAGGATCTGAGTTTGATCTGAGGATATTTTGTCTTCAGTTTTGCAAGAACGGTTTTGATTTCTTCGCTGGATCCATGTATCAAAAGATCGATTTGAGAATCAGGAGAAGAGAATTTCGCATACTCATCTACGATGATCTTACTTTTGGAATTCCAACCTACGATCAATTGTTTGTCGATTGGCCGAGAAAGAGTCGTGTTCGGATAAGAAAGTGCAGGGGTTACAGCAACGGGCTTTTCATCGAATTTGATCTTTGAATCGTCTTCCGCAAGAATGATCGCATCTTCTTCATTCTCCGGTAAATATTCAGGATTGGGATTTAAAATAATTTCTCCGTTGGTCTTTCTAAAACCGAAAGGAACCGATTCCTTGAATCTAAATGAAATTTCGGAATAGTTTAAGCCTCTCCAACCGTTCTTCGGCTTATAAAAATAGATCTCATTTCCTTCAAAGCCAACCAAATTAGAATACACGATCGCAAGACCGGAAGTTCTGGAAGTTTGCACAAGCAACTTGGATAGAATACTTCTTTCATCCATGACCCGAACCGATTCTGAAAGATCTACGGCAATATTTCGATTTTCTAATCCGTGAAGTTCAGCAACGATCGGAGGCAAACCGGATTCTCCGTTTAATGCAACAAGTGCCATGATTGACTTTAATACTTTTGCATCTCCGATAGATTTACCTTCTTCCGATTCTTCCGAACCGGAAGGATTTAAGATGATGATACTTTTTGCCTTCGAAGCATTTACTTTCTTTAAGGAATGAAGATGAGAAGGTAGTCCGGATCTCGTGATAATTTTTGTAGTCTTAGTGTTTTCTAGATTTTCGGAAAGAAAATCATCCATTTCTTCCTTATCGTTGTCCGCAAGTATAACTGCTGCTTTTCCTGATTCGGAAGAATTTGCTTCTATCAATTCTCTTAATATTTCAATGGTCCGTATTCCGAATCCCAAGATTAACGTATGACCAGATTCTAAAACATCACTTTTACCTTTTCTGAGTTCTTGTATTTTCTGATCGAATTGGTTTGTGATAAATGCAACTAAGCTAGAGAATAAAACTAAACCGGAAAATACGCTTAGTATACCGACAATTTTATTGAACCAGTTGGATTCTCCATCTTCTGCAACTGCTCCTGCATCTGAGATCTGCAAGAACACTCTCCACAAAAAGTCGCCAGACTCTTTGATGGACTCATCCGGAAAGAGAAATGTCCCAAGTATCCTCACAAAAGATAAGAATACGAACGCTCCTAAGAATAGGGTCATTAGCGCCGCAAATACGGAACCTCCTCCCTTAGACATAAAGTTATCGAAGTGGTAACGGAGCTTCTTAAAAATGCTGACTTTCTCTTTCATGAGGGCTGAAGATTAGTCATAGAATCCTCCATTTCAAATCTAAAATCCTAAGACTGGAAATTTATTTTTGAGCAAGATTCGACTTCGGGTTCAAAAATCCGGAAGACTTTTATAATCGATCTAAATTCGAATATTTATAGAACCGGATCTAAGATTTTGACCGACAGAATTCAAGGAATATGAAACACTCGCTCGATCGGATTATGGCTCGCATCTTCTTCTTTTTTCTTAACTGCGTATTCTTTATATTCTCCTGTAATTCTCCCCAAGTAACCGCTTACCAGGAACATAGTGAGCATCACGAATTTATAGGCAGTTGTTTGGATTTTTTGGCGGGAAACGACTCTTTCGTTCCTTTGACGGACGCAGTCGCCCTAGAGGAATTACGACATTCTGCCGAAGAACATGCCTCTAATAGTGTGATCATCGGAGATCTGTATTATGATTTAACCCAGAAAGAAGGAAGACATTTCTATTTGGAAAGTGATGATTCGATTGCCTATTATCGTCCGCAAGCGGTTGTACTCGGAGGATGGGAGATGATCCAGCATCTATGTGCTCGTCATATCCGGCATGAAATAGAAAGAGGATTTGCAAGATCTTCTTCCATAGTAAGAAAAGATCAAGCTTCCATGAAAGAGGCGGAAACACTTGCGGAAAAAAATCTGATCATCTATTTGAAATTCGCGGAAGCTTCTAAGGGGAAACCGAGCCATATCAGAAATTTTCTTTTTATTCCGGTTTCTAGATTTCTGAAGAAGGGAGGCGGGATTTATTTTCCTTCCTGCAATCTGATGGATAAGATGAAAGATCCGATCCTTTACGGATTACAAAGTGCGAAAAGAAATCCGGAAACTATGACTGCTTGGACCCAGATGATGTTAGCGGTTACGAACTTCTCCGCTACTCATGCTCAAGAATGTAAGGTAAGTGCGGAAAGTCCTTTAAAACTTTTACAAGCAGAGAAGACAGAACTAAGGGACGTACTTGAAGAGCCTCAAAAAAATAAGTCTACTTCTAAAATCAAATTTGGACCTAAAACAAGGCGATGAATTCGACTTATTTAGCGGTATATTCTTCGAAGATCTCTCTGAGACTATCTTCCATTTCTCGAATATAGCGCAGATCTTTGGTCATTCTCCAGAGAGTGATGGAACCGTGATACGCCATTAGAACTC from Leptospira hartskeerlii includes the following:
- a CDS encoding CASTOR/POLLUX-related putative ion channel; amino-acid sequence: MSKGGGSVFAALMTLFLGAFVFLSFVRILGTFLFPDESIKESGDFLWRVFLQISDAGAVAEDGESNWFNKIVGILSVFSGLVLFSSLVAFITNQFDQKIQELRKGKSDVLESGHTLILGFGIRTIEILRELIEANSSESGKAAVILADNDKEEMDDFLSENLENTKTTKIITRSGLPSHLHSLKKVNASKAKSIIILNPSGSEESEEGKSIGDAKVLKSIMALVALNGESGLPPIVAELHGLENRNIAVDLSESVRVMDERSILSKLLVQTSRTSGLAIVYSNLVGFEGNEIYFYKPKNGWRGLNYSEISFRFKESVPFGFRKTNGEIILNPNPEYLPENEEDAIILAEDDSKIKFDEKPVAVTPALSYPNTTLSRPIDKQLIVGWNSKSKIIVDEYAKFSSPDSQIDLLIHGSSEEIKTVLAKLKTKYPQIKLRSLIANLSQEGILEKLSPEQYDSVIFLAEEKENIEEVDARTISLLLRFRQYFKKKHQAGAKRVETQLITEIMNSENTELVLETGVKDFLISNQFVSKMMAQVSQEPDVMRVYDSLFDPNGSEIYLKPAFLYFEDFPKRVNFADCMLAAQQRKETCFGIRIVSEETDESKGYGVYLIPDKLEFFTLHESDSFIVLSEDQS